Proteins found in one Triticum urartu cultivar G1812 chromosome 4, Tu2.1, whole genome shotgun sequence genomic segment:
- the LOC125553678 gene encoding protein GL2-INTERACTING REPRESSOR 2-like has translation MSVSTVRSRWRAMSSGNNGGRNGGLELNLNQSPPPPLAAAERMEVDGGHDEDDDDYSNGSSSPSSCVSSDDSHGGWEPSPMVIGACERCLLYCMVIKEEYPVCINCKQPFLVDVLPAGDDKKRGQRQ, from the coding sequence ATGTCCGTGTCCACAGTGCGATCGAGGTGGCGAGCCATGAGCAGCGGCAACAATGGCGGCAGGAACGGGGGGCTGGAGCTCAACCTGAACCAATCGCCTCCGCCGCCCCTGGCCGCAGCGGAGAGGATGGAGGTGGACGGCGGTCATGATGAAGACGACGATGACTACAGCAACGGCTCGTCGTCGCCTAGCTCGTGTGTGTCGTCGGATGATAGCCATGGCGGCTGGGAGCCGTCGCCTATGGTGATCGGAGCGTGCGAGCGGTGCCTCTTGTACTGCATGGTGATCAAGGAGGAGTACCCCGTCTGCATCAACTGCAAGCAGCCCTTCCTTGTGGACGTCCTCCCTGCCGGCGACGACAAGAAGCGTGGCCAGCGCCAGTAA